TCCGGCCGTGCTCGCGATTTCCAGAGCGGGCGTGCCGGTCTACTCCGAGATCGAAGTAGCCTACCGGCTCTGCGATGCGCCGATCATCGCAGTCACCGGCAGCAAGGGAAAGTCCACCACGACCGCGCTCATCGGTCATCTGCTGCGCGCCGACGGCCGCAAAGTGCATGTTGGCGGCAACATTGGCGATCCGCTGATCACGAAAACCGTCGCCGCCGGTCACGACGATTGGGTGGTCGCGGAAGTCTCCAGCTTCCAGCTCGAGTCCATCCGCGAATTCAGACCGCGCATCAGCGTGCTGCTCAACTTGTCGCCGGATCATCTCGATCGCTATCCGTCCATGGAAGAATATGGCGAAGCCAAGTATCGCATCTTCGCCAATCAGGGCGACGGCGACGTCTTCGTCGGCAACATGGACGATGAGACCGGTGCGCGCCTGCGCGCCGGCGTGCGCACGATTCCGTGCAAGACGCTCTGGTTCTCGCTCTCCGGCCAGCAGGGCGCCGACGCGTTCTATCGCGACGGCATGCTGCACTGGCGCGGCGACGGCGTACGGCCCGACGGCGAACTCATAGCCGCACGAGAACTGCACCTGCGCGGCGCGCATAATATCGAGAATGCGCTCGCCGCGTCGCTTGCAGCGCTCGCCGCCGGAGCGAGCGTCAGGGCGGTCCGCGATGGGCTGCGCTCGTTTCTTCCTTTACCACACCGTTTGCAGCCGATCGCGAACGCGGACGGCATCTCGTGGATCGATGACAGCAAGGCCACCAATCCCGACGCGGTCGTCAAAGCGATCGACGCGTTCGACGAACCGATCGTCCTCATCGCCGGCGGCAAACCGAAGAACACGGAATTCGGTTCGATGTGCAGCGCGATATCGAAACGCGTGAAGGCCGCCGTGCTCATCGGCGAGTCGGCGCAGTTGATCGGGCGCGCGCTGCGCGGTCCGCTTGTGGCCTATGCGAAATCCATGGACGAAGCGGTCGAAGCGGCATTCGGACTTGCGAAGTCAGGCGACGTCGTGCTGCTCTCTCCGGGTTGCGCATCGTTTGATATGTTCGACAGCGCCGAACAGCGCGGCGAAAAATTTGCCGCCGCTGTAAAGGGCCGTGTCGAGGGCAACGGAGTGCGCGCGGGATGATGCAGCGGCGGGCGGCTGACCCGTACCTGCTCGCCGTGGTCGGTGCGCTCGTCGCCATCGGCGCGATCATGGTTTTCTCGGCATCATCGGTGGAAGGCATGACCGACTTCCACGACCCGGCCTACTTCCTCAAGCGCGATCTTCTCTGGCTTGTTCTCGGCGGCGCGGCGGCGTGGGTCGGGATGAAGATGGACTACGGCAGTCTGCGCAAAGCCGCGCCGTGGCTGTTCGGCATCGCAGTGGCGCTGCTCGCGCTCGTGCTCGTTCCCGGCTTTGGCGCTATGGAGGGCGGCGCGCAACGATGGTTCGCGTTCAAATCGTTCTCGTTCGAACCATCGGAATTCGCAAAGCTCGCGGTCGTGATCATGCTCGCCAAGATCTTCGCCGACCGCGAAGACGGCGCGCTCTCGTTCAATCGCGCAGGCTTTCCGGCGCTGATCTGCGTGGGGATCTGTTTCGGTCTCGTCATCCGCGAGCCGGATTTCGGCACTGCATCGCTCTTCGTCATCACGGCTACGGTGATGCTCTACGTCGCGGGCGCGAAGATCACGCATCTCTTGACCATGATGGCCCTCGGCATCCCCACACTGCTGCTCTTCGTCTACTCAAGCCCGTATCGCCGCGATCGGTTCACCGCGTTCTTGCACCCGTGGAACGACCCGCAGGGCACGGGTTACCA
The window above is part of the Candidatus Eremiobacteraceae bacterium genome. Proteins encoded here:
- the murD gene encoding UDP-N-acetylmuramoyl-L-alanine--D-glutamate ligase; amino-acid sequence: MTNTRSNMFDATDSVIVIGVGRSGLATAEVLRARGASVVAFDDKPPEKLNRERDVLAKLGVPLLASGELAKAIGAATGAVLSPGVPLNHPAVLAISRAGVPVYSEIEVAYRLCDAPIIAVTGSKGKSTTTALIGHLLRADGRKVHVGGNIGDPLITKTVAAGHDDWVVAEVSSFQLESIREFRPRISVLLNLSPDHLDRYPSMEEYGEAKYRIFANQGDGDVFVGNMDDETGARLRAGVRTIPCKTLWFSLSGQQGADAFYRDGMLHWRGDGVRPDGELIAARELHLRGAHNIENALAASLAALAAGASVRAVRDGLRSFLPLPHRLQPIANADGISWIDDSKATNPDAVVKAIDAFDEPIVLIAGGKPKNTEFGSMCSAISKRVKAAVLIGESAQLIGRALRGPLVAYAKSMDEAVEAAFGLAKSGDVVLLSPGCASFDMFDSAEQRGEKFAAAVKGRVEGNGVRAG
- the ftsW gene encoding putative lipid II flippase FtsW; its protein translation is MMQRRAADPYLLAVVGALVAIGAIMVFSASSVEGMTDFHDPAYFLKRDLLWLVLGGAAAWVGMKMDYGSLRKAAPWLFGIAVALLALVLVPGFGAMEGGAQRWFAFKSFSFEPSEFAKLAVVIMLAKIFADREDGALSFNRAGFPALICVGICFGLVIREPDFGTASLFVITATVMLYVAGAKITHLLTMMALGIPTLLLFVYSSPYRRDRFTAFLHPWNDPQGTGYHIIQSLLALGSGGWHGLGLGESRQKFGYLPEQYTDFIYAIIGEELGFIGAAIVLALFLALAYRGVRIAMKSDDRFGFYLAIGITASIVLQALVNIGVVTSTWPVTGVPLPFISYGGTSLFISLFGVGIIAGVSRGRSRAALAADTKAREDDDAYFARGRRHRRSSVPRVVTRQSALRRAR